ACCAACAACTAAAAGCCATCCTTTACACCGATTATTTCCCAAGAAAAGGAAAACGTGCGGGTGCTTGGATGACGAGTTATAAAAATCAATACACCAAAAACGGAGAAAATTCTCGACCACATATTTCAATTGTTTGTAATTTCAGCAAACCCACGAAAGACACACCGAGTTTGTTAACCTTTCAAGAAGTAACAACACTTTTCCATGAATTTGGACATGCTTTGCATGGAATGTTGGCCAATACACAATATCCGAATCTTTCAGGAACTTCGGTGAAATGGGATTTTGTGGAACTTCCTTCTCAATTTTTGGAGAATTTCTGCTACGAACCAGAATTTTTGAAAACTTTTGCTAAACATTATCAAACGGAAGAAGTTCTTCCTAACGATAAAATTGAAAAAATTGAACAGTCTAAAAACTTTATGGAAGGCTATCAAACGCTTCGTCAGTTAGGTTTCGGATTGTTGGATATGGCCTATCACACGCATCCTGAAGAGGTGAACGACATTAAATCTTTTGAGGATGCCCAAACTTTAAAAACCTCTTTGTATCCTGTAAATCCAGAAACAGCGATGAGCCCTACTTTTTCGCATATTTTCCAAGGTGGTTATTCTGCAGGATATTATTCTTATAAATGGGCGGAAGTTTTGGATGCGGATGCTTTTGCGTATTTTAAAGAAACGGGAATTTTTAATCCAGAAACAGCGGCGAAATATAAAGTTTTGCTTTCTTCAGGCGGAACAAAAGATCCAATGGAATTGTACAAAGCCTTCAGAGGCAGCGAACCTCAAGTTGAAAGCCTTTTGAAAAGAGCTTTTGGGGAGTAAAAAACAAACTTGCAGCCTTGTCAAGGCTTAAAACATTGACAAGGTTTTTTTCTAACCTCTAACCTCTAATTTCTAAACTATGCTTTGTCCTTGTTGCTCAGGAAAATCCTACACCGAATGTTGTGAAACATTTCACTTGAAAAAGAAAATTCCCAATTCTGCGGAACAGCTGATGCGTTCTCGGTATTCTGCTTACGCAATCCCCAATGGAGACTATTTAATGGAAACCACACTTCCCAGTGAAAGAAAATATCATGACAAAATGGAAATGGAAGCATGGGGAAAAACAAACACTTGGACAAAACTGGAAATTGTGAGCAAACCTTCTGAAAATAAAGTAGAATTTAAAGCTTATTTTACAGATTCTGAAGGTGAAAACCAAGTTCATCACGAGCTTTCAAAATTTAAGAAAATCCAAAATCGTTGGTTTTATGTTTCTGGGGAATTTATGGATTAGTTCTAGTTTTTTTTCTTTTTTTGTCTCAAAACATACAAATACAAACTTTCCACTTTAGCTCGTGCCCAAGGTGTTTTTCGTAAGAATTTAAGAGATGAAGAAACACTCGGATTTTCACCTGTGAAGCATCGGATGTTGATTTGTTTGCCCAATTCTCCATAACCTTTGTAGTACTCCAAGAGTTCTTCCAAAATAGCATCTAATCGTTTTCCGTGCAAAGGATCTTTTGAGTTTTGGTCCATAATTTTTTTTGTAAAAATACTAAAACTAAAGCCATTTTTAGAATGGATTAAATATTGATTTTTTTGAATAAAATAGTATTTTAGCAAGATTGGAAAAGCATTTAATTTGCTATGAAAATTGAGCCGAAATGAGCAAAAACAACGAAGCCAACAGAAAAAATCACAAAAAGAAACTCGATCAAAAGAAACGTAAAATTCAGAATGCTGAGGCTGAAAGAAAAGCACGTTTAAAACAAATTAGAGAAGATTTTAAAGCGAAGGAAAGCAACGATAACAACTAATAATTTATGAAAATTTTACATACTGCAGATTGGCATTTGGGCAAGCGTTTGGATAGTTTTTCCAGATTGGAAGAACAAATTGATGTCATGAATGAAATTGTTGCAATTGCTGATGAACAAAAGGTTGATGTCGTGTTGGTTGCTGGAGATTTGTTCGATAATTTTAATCCAAGTGTGGAAGCAGTGGAGTTGTTCTATAAAACCCTGAAAAAGCTTTCTAACAACGGAAAACGCCCAGTAATTGCCATTGCGGGAAATCACGATTCGCCCAGTTTAATAGATGCACCAGATCCTTTGGCAAGAGAATGTGGAATTATTTTTATTGGTTATCCACAAGCGAAAATTCAGAAATTTGATTTAAATGATTTTAAAATCACAAAATCGGAAGAAGGCTTTTTAGAATTAAAACTAAGTGATTTTGATTATTCTATTCGTGTTATTCATACGCCTTACGCCAACGAAATCCGTTTAAAACAATATTTGGGCGAGAATAAAGAAGAAGCTTTGAATGAAGTTTTAGCCAATCATTGGAAGAAAATTGCCGATGAATTTTGTGATGAAAAGGGCGTGAATATTTTGACGACACATCTTTATATGAACAAGCGTGGCGCAGCACTTTTAGAAGAACCCGAAGGTGAAAAACCTATAAAAATAGGAAATGCAGACATGGTGTATTCTGAAGCAATTCCAACTCAAATTCAATATACAGCTTTGGGGCATTTGCATGCTTTTGCAAATATCGGCACAGAGGAAAAACCTGTTGTTTACAGCTCTTCACCTCTTTGTTATAGCTTTTCGGAAGCTGGGCAAACCAAATATGTTTCGGTCATCGAGGCTTTCCCAAACCAAGGCGTTTCCTTTAATAAAATTGAATTACAATCAGGTCGGAAAATGGTTCGAAAAAGCTTTGATAATATCGATGAAAGTATTGTTTGGCTCGAAGAAAATCCCAATACTTTGGTGGAACTTACAATTGAATCTGATTCGTTTTTAAAAGCTGAAGAACGAAAAAGAATTTACCAAAGTCACGATGGCATTATTTATTTAATTCCAAAAGTTAAAAATAATGAAAATCAAAATTTTACAACTCAAGAAATCGACATCAGCAAAGATTTAGAAACTCTTTTCATTGATTATTTCAAATCAAAAAACGCGAACCAAGAACCCAATGAAGAACTTATGAAAATTCTTCAAGAAATTAAACAAGCCTAAATGATTCCACAAAAACTCACTATAGAAGGACTTTACTCGTATCAAGATCGCCAAACTATCGATTTTTCGAAATTGACACAAGTTGGCTTGTTCGGAATTTTCGGAGCTGTAGGTTCGGGAAAATCATCCATTTTGGAAGCGATTTCTTTTGCGTTATATGGAGAAACTGAACGTCTCAACGCGCGTGACAAAAGGGCTTATAACATGATGAACCTAAAATCTAATCGCTCATATATCGAGTTCGATTTTTTGAATCATGAAAACAAATTGTTTCGAGCTACGCGAGAATACAAAAGAAATTCCAAAAATTTTGAAGATGTAAAACCAGCTTCCGCCATATTTTACGAATTTAAAAATGGAAATTGGCAACCGCTAGAACACACCAATGCAGAAGAAATCATTGGTTTAACCTATACCAATTTTAAACGTACTATAATTATTCCGCAAGGTCAGTTTAAAGAGTTTTTGGAGTTGGGAGAGATGGAGAGGACAAAGATGATGAAAGAAATTTTCAATCTTCATCGTTTTGATTTGCAAGATGAAGTGAGTAAATTGACTAAGCAAAATCAATCTTTATTAGACCAAATGCAAGGTCATTTGCAAGGTTTTGAAAGCGTTTCAGAAGAAGGAATTTCGGTTTTGAAAAATCAACTTTTTGAGCAAAAAGAAACTACTGCAAAAATTCAGAAAGAATTTAATCTCATTAATGATAATTTCCAGCGTTTAAAGGCTTTAAAAACTGATTTTGAAAGTTTGATTCAAAAGAAAAATGACTTTCAGAAACTGAATGAGAAAAAAATTGAAATGGAAACCCAAAAACAAGAATTAGATATTTTTGAAAAGGTTTATAATGCTTTTTTTCAACTCTTAAAAGATCAAAAAAGATTTCAAACAGAATTGAAAACTCATCTTTCCGACAAAGATATTCAACAAGGAAATCTAAAGCAACTTCAAGCTAAAGTGGATGAGGTTTTACAAAAAATAGAAGTTTTAAAACCGGAATTTGAACAGCTTTCCCATAAAAAAGTGGAAGAAAATGATTTAGGATTTTTAATTCAAATTAAAACTTTTGAAACTGAAATTGAAGAAATTAAAAAGCGCACTAAAAAAGGCTTTTATAAAGTAGAAGAAGTAAAAGAACTGGAAAAAACAATTTCAGAATTTATACAAAAAACAGAAAAAGAAATTCAAGAACTATCAAAAAATCGAATAGATTCTCAAATTTTAATGAATGTTGGAAACTGGTTTACGAATAATGAAAACTTGCAGCGGAATTTTAAAAATCAGCAGCAGAAAATTCAAAATTTAGAAATTCAAAACTCAGAAGTTTCTGAAGAGTTGAGCGTTTTAAAAGTGAATGAACAGACTTTTACTGAAGATTTTAAAATCCAATTGGAAACTTTAGAAACGAAAAAGAAAAACTTAGAATCACAAAAAAATCATTTTAAAGTTCAGGAACAATTATCGCAATATGCGCATCAGCTGCACGATGGCGAAGCTTGTCCACTTTGTGGCGCTTTGGAACATCCCAATATTGTGGAAATAGAAGATATTTCTGCACATTTGAATTCTGTTGTACAAAAAATTTTGGATGCAGAAAACGAGCAAAAATCAATACGAAATCTTCAAACTCAGGTTGAGAAAATTATTTTTAAAAAGCAGAATTTCGCAGAACAATTGAAGACAGAAAAGCAAAGTTTAGAAGCTTTGAATACTCAAATTTTGGAGCATCAGAAAACTTTTATTTGGGAAGAATTTGAAGCCAACAATCCTGAATTTTTTATTAAGAAAAAAGCGGACGCTGCAGATTTGGAAACGCAAATTAATTCTAAGAATGAAGTCTTGAAACAAAAACGCGTGGACTTAGAAAACGAGAGAAAAAGTTTAGAAAAATTTGCCAAAGCCCTGCAACAGTTTGAGTTGGAAGAAGCGCGAAAATCTACTCAAATTCAGCAAAATAAAATGCATTTAAAAGTTTTAAAATATGATGATTTTAAAACAGAAAATTCTGAAAATTTGATTTTGCAATTGAATGATTTAAAAGCTAAAAATCTTGCAACAGAACAAAGTTTCAATCAATTCAATAAAGAATTAGGAGAATTGAATCCGAAATTGGCTTCACAAAAAACAGCTTTAGAATTATTGGATAAAAGAATTCTTGAGCTTCAAAAAGAATTGGAAAGTTTAAACAATCAAATTTCTGCGAAGCTTGTTGAGGAAAAAATTGATTCTATGGAAAAAGTGGACGAGATTTTGGCGTTGCCAATTGATATTCCAAACCAAAGAAAAGAAATTCAAAACTTTAGCATTGCCTTTGAAACTTTGAAAAATGGAATTGCTGAACTGGAAATTAAACTCAAAGATTTTTCTTTCGATGATAATCAATTTTCGGAAACTGAAAACCAATTTAAAACCAAAGAAAAAGAATTGTTGGAAGCGAATACCTTGCAAACCAAAACTTCTGCTGAAATTGAAAGACTTGAGAAAGAATTTAAGAAAAAAGAAGAATTATTACAGGAATATTCAACGCTGGAAAAACGAGCTGAAAATTTAAAAACCATGTTCAATCTCTTTAAAGGAGCGGGTTTTGTGAATTTTGTTTCTTCCATCTATCTCCGTCAACTTTGCGATCAGGCGAATGTTCGTTTCCACAGAATGACGAGAAATCAATTGAGTTTGCACTTGGATGATAAAGGGAATTTTGAGATTATTGATTATTTGAACGAGGGAAGAAGTAGGAGTGTGAAAACGCTTTCTGGAGGTCAGGCTTTTCAAGCCTCTTTAAGTTTGGCTTTGGCGTTGGCGGAATCTGTACAAACCAATGCTAAAGCAGAAAAAAACTTTTTCTTTATTGATGAAGGTTTTGGAACCCAAGATACCGAGTCGGTAAATATTGTTTTTGAAACCCTTACAAGTCTTCAAAAGGAAAACAGAATTGTAGGAATTATTTCCCATGTGGAAGAATTAAAAGAGCGAATTCCCATGTCTCTAAGCATCGAAAAAGATGAGGAAAAAGGGAGTAAAGTGCTTGTTTCTTAATTGAATTTATAAAAATAAATAAATCTGAGCCTTGTTAGAGCTTCTGCTTATCTGCTTTTGCAATAGGGATAGAAGCGGCTATCCTTTTGGCTTGGCGTGAGGTGGCGGAGCGTAGCGGAGCCATCCGAGCGGCAAGCTAAAAGATAATAGCGAATAGCCCGACCCGAGTGTTGGATGAGTGGCTGCGAGGGAATTGCCCTAATAAAATTTTAGAATTTACGCGCTTTTGCAAGCATGGGAATCGAGATAAGCCCCATAACCAACATGATGCAAATCTGCAGCGGCAAAGAAATAAATGAATAAATAAGTCCAATCTCTCCACCCAAGTGTGCATCTTTGCCCATGGAAAGAAACAACGCCATAAAACCAAATTTCATTGCGAGATTGAATGCGCCAATGCCTCCACTTGCAGGAATGATCATCCCAAGCGTACCAACAACCAAAATGAAAAAACCGTCGGCAAAGCCGAAATCGGACGTTTCGGGAAGTGCAAAGCAAACCAAATAAGCCGCCAAATAATAGCTCACCCAAATAGCAATGGTATAAATAAAGAATTTTAGTTTTTGTTTTAATTTAAAAATCGATGTTAGTCCATTGAGAATACCATCTATAAAGCCAACTATTTTCCCAATAACAGGAAGGCTTCTAAGTCTTTTTCGAAGTGCTAAAAACAATAATCCAGCACCAATTAAAATACCCAAAACCAATCCTATTTTGTTTGGATTAATCTTAGCGCCCGATTGTTGGTAAAAGGCTAAAATCGCATCGTATTTAAAAATCAGAGTAAGACCTAAAAAAACCAACATACAAACCAAATCGATAACACGCTCCAAGATAATTGTCCCAAAAGATTTATCAACCGGAACTTTTTCTACGCCGTAAAGCGCTGTCGCCCGGGCCACTTCCCCACTTCTGGGAATGGTTAAATTCATGAGATAACCGAATGATATGGACCACAAAGAATTGGCATTTGAGATTTGGTATCCCATAGGTTCTAGAAGTAGATTCCAACGGATGGCACGAAACCAATAGGCCAACAACCCGAACACTGCCGCAAAAAGTACCCACAAATAATTGGCTTTTGCCAAAGATGTTTTGATGACATCAAAGTCTAATCCGCGCAAAGCTAGCCAAAGGAAAAATCCTGCAAATACAATAGAAATCGCAATACTTAAAAATTTTTTGAGAGGACTTTTGGATGTGTTCTCCATTCGGTTAAGTTAAAAGGTTGGTTTCTTCGTTCGGGAAAACAATTTTGGGTTGGAAAGTTTTGGCTTCTTCAGGCGTCATTTGTGCATAGGCGATGATAATCACGGTATCGCCTTTGTGCACTTTGCGCGCGGCAGGTCCATTAAGGCAAATCTCGCCAGATCCTCTTTTACCTTTTATAACATAGGTGTCAAAACGTTCGCCATTGTTAACATTCACGATATAGACTCTTTCGCCTACGATAAGCCCTGCGGCATCGATAAGATCTTCGTCAATGGTAATACTTCCGATATAGTTAAGATCCGACTCGGTAACTTTTACACGGTGAATCTTGGATTTGAAAACTTCTATTAACATGCTGCAAATTTACTACAAATATGTATTTTCTAATAAAAACTCGTCTTAAATTATTATTATCTCCAAAAATAGTTTAAGCTAAGTTTAATATTAAAATTCAAGAATTAATAATTTGCAACTGTAAAAGACAAATATTGCTAATATCCTTATTCTATGGTGATAATGACTTAACATCATTTAAAAAAAGCCCATTATTTGGCGAAAATTCAAATTATCATATTTACAGCATTATGAAATAAATATTATATTTTTCTTTAAAAAAGGCAAAAACACTTGTGTGAAATGAAAAAAGTTTTATATTTGCTATAACAACATAACTTTAATCACATATAATTATGAACAAGTCTGAATTAATCGATGCAATCGCGAAAGATGCAGAAATCACAAAAGTAGCTGCTAAGAAAGCTTTAGAATCATTTATTAGCAATGTTACAACAACTTTGAAAAAGAAAGAAGGTAAAGTATCTCTAGTAGGATTCGGGACTTTCTCGGTATCGGAAAGAGCTGCAAGACAAGGTATCAACCCTGCAACAAAAAAGCCAATCAAAATTGCTGCTAAAAAAGTGGCAAAATTCAAAGCTGGAGCTGACTTAGCTACTGCAGTAGCTGGCGCAAAGAAAAAATAATTCTTGATTCTTTATACAGAACACATCAGGCTTTCCATTGGAAAGCCTGTTTTTTTATTTTAGTTATTAAATTTAATTGCTTTTGCAGGAATTCCGACTGCTGTACAATTAGACGGAAGAGATCTTGAAACGACTGCACCAGCACCTACTATCGTATTCTCTCCAATTTTCAGCTGATTGATAATTTTTGCCCCAGTTCCTACATACACAGAATCTTCAATATCTACTTCTCCAGAAATATTCACAGATGGCATAAAAGATGAATACTTACCTATAGTTACGTCATGTCCAACTGTACAATATAAATTAAGTATCACAAAATCTCCAACACTAATATTACATGTTAAAATTGATCCCTCGCAGATAATCGACCCTTTCCCTATAAAAACCTCATCATTCGAAATAGAGACATTTGGATGAATAAGCTTTGGATAACTAACATTTTTATTAGTTATTAGTTTTATAATTTGGGCTTTTAATTTGGGTTCTCCAATTGATATTGCAATATCTAATTTATTATGCCAGCCATTCAATTCTGCTAACCCCCCGAGGTTAGGAATACCATTAATCTTCTCACCAATCTCATAAGCATCATCAAAAAAACCAAGTAAGTTATATGTATTCGGTTTATCTCTATTGATTGCATCAATTATCGTTTTCACTTCACGACCAAAGCCTCCTGCTCCAAAAATCGCAATATCTTTCATTTATTTTATTATTAATTTTTACCATTAAAAGCTTCGATACTAACTTGACCTTCCTGCGAAATTCCTTCTCGGATTAAGACTTTTTTTATTGTTAAAAAGAATATTCTACAATCCAAAACAAAGCTGATATTATCAACATACTCTACATCCAAAGCTAACTTTCTGGTCCACGAGATGGCATTTCGTCCGTTAACTTGAGCCCAACCTGTTATTCCAGGTTTTAACTCGTGACGGCGTTTTTGTTCTGTACTATAAAGCGAGATATATTCTGGCAACAAAGGCCGCGGACCTATAAGACTCATATCACCTTTGATGACATTGATTAATTGCGGAATTTCATCAATAGAGGTTTTCCGCACGATAGCCCCTATTTTTGTTAACCGCTGACTATCGGGAAGCAGTTGTCCTTCACGGTCTTTTTTGTCATTCATGGTTTTGAATTTGATGATTCTGAAAATCTTCTCGTTCTTACCTGGACGTCTTTGTAAAAAGAATGGTTTCCCTTGATTGGCAAAATATAAACCTATCGTCACCACAATCAAAACTGGTGATAGTAAGACCAAGGCTACACTTGCAATCACAAAATCTAAAATTCTTTTTATAAAGTTTTTATACATATTTCGTTTTTTACTTTTTAAATCTAAAAAGCTTTTATTTCTTAACTGAATTAATTTAATAATCCTTGATATTCTCCCAAAAGTGCATCCCAAATTATCTGTTGTTGATAACGTTCTACAACCATTGGACGTGCGTTATTCTTTAAATTCTGAAAACGATTTTTATCGTCAATCAATCTCTGCATCGCTTGTTCCAGCGCTTTTTCATTTTTAACAGGAATAATGACGCCATTTTTGCCTTCTACAATTATTTCGTTGCAGCCATTAATATCAGAAACAATACTTGGCAATCCCATTGCACCTGCTTGCATCACAACGTTAGGAAAACCTTCCCTGTAACTAGGAAAAGTCAAGACATCTGACACCACCAAATAAGGCCGAACATCCGATTGCCAACCTGCAAGGATAATATTGGGATTGGACTTTATTTTTTTCATTGTGATTTCGGATAACGGATCCAGTTCTTCCTCAAAAGTGCCTACCAAAATAAGTTTAGCTTTAGAATTATTTTTAGAAATAGAGTCAAAAGCCGCAATCAATTCGTTAATACCTTTATCGCCGACCAGACGTCCGACAAATATAAAAACAAAATCATCTTGCTGAATATCTAATTCTTTTTTAAGATTTTCCAAGTCTTGTTTTGAAAGATTTTCAGGACTGAAATAATGGGTGTCAATCCCGTTAGACGAGCCGTTTCCGATGACTTTCAACTTCGAAGATGCTGTTAAGTGATGTTCCAAAATAAAATCCTCCAAACCTTTAGAATTGGGATAAACTTTGGTAGCCGCCGCATAAGTCAATTTTTCAACAGCCAAAAGAATCTTTCTTTTAAGACCTTTAGCCTCCATCAAAGGCAAACCTGCAACGGTATGCAAACGATGTGGAACTCCCGCCAAGCTTGCCGCTAACATACTTACAAGCCCTGCTTTTGGGGTGTGAGAATGTATAATTTCCGGATTTTCTCGCTTGAGAAATTGGTACATTTCCCATACAGCTTTTAGATCTTGCCAAGGTGTAATCTTCCGCGTCATCTCAATTGGATGTGTCTTAATCTCTAACAAATCCCCTACTTTTTCTAAAGCGATGGCATCTGATGAAACAGCCGTTAAATCAAAATACTGATTCATAAAAGTCAGTTGATTTCCCAAAAGTTTTTCTAAAGAAATGGGCACTGTGGTAACGCGGACAAGTTTTGCTTTTGACATATTTCTAAAAAACGCGGTAAAGATATTGATTTTTGAATTTTAAATATCTATCTCTATAAGTCTTTTGGTGGATATTTTTTCATCTTAAAATTGACGAACAAATATTTAAAAACAATAACTAAAAACAACCAAACATTATTAAAGCCAAATAAAGAAAACATTATCTTCGTAAAACCAAAGCAAATTTTATGAAAAAGATAATCTTAATACTATCCGTCGCAACACTCTTACATTCTTGCGTTGTTTCCACCGCAGCAAAAGCTGTAAAAGGCGTTGCAAAAGTCGGATACAAAGCCGTAAAAGGAACCGTAAACGGCATTAGCTGGGCTGTTAGCAAAGCCAATGGAAAAATAGATGAAGACCGCGTAGATGGCACTTGGAAAGTGGTTGGCGTTTACAAGGGTTCTTTCGAAGATTTTCAAAAAGATCAAAATCCAGACAATTCTTTCGCTACCGAATGTAATGATGCTTTTGATCAAATTATTTTTAAATCCAACCGCTCAAAATTCAAACCTGTCCACTGCAGCAACGAAGAAGAAAATTGGATTAAATATAAATTTGAATTCGGGAAAAATCCTTTGACCAAAGAAAAAGAAAATTATATCGAATACAACTCTAACAACTACATTACAGTGATTGATGTTAATAATAAAACGATGGTTCTGGAAGGTAACCTTATGTCCAAACTAGCTTTCTCAGGCGCCAAACTCTACCTTTTAGAAAAAGTAAAATAATTTTTAAACTCTAAAAATCTTTTGAGAAAATTATTACCCCTTGTCGTTATTTTTTTTATATACACTCCTATTTTTTCGCAAAACACGATGGTCTTTGTAGGCTCTTTCAATTGGGACAAAAACGAGGAAGGCATATATATTTTTGAACTCGACAGCATTACTGGAACGCTAACAAAAACCTCATCCGTAAAAGGAATTCTCAATCCATCTTTTCTTACATTATCCACTAATGGCAACTTTCTTTACGCTTGTACGGATAGCAAAACACCCAATGCTGGAAGCATCAGTAGTTTTAAATTTGATATTAAAAACAAAAAACTAAGTTATATAAACAGCCAAAAAACGGATGGTGAAAACCCTGTATACGTCAGTGTACACAACAATAGAAAATGGCTACTGAATGCTAATTACACAGAATCAAGTATTTCTATTTTTCCAATTGTGGAGGATGGGAGTATAGCAACACATGTTCAGCATTTTCAGTTTTCGGAAGGCAGCATTGACAAAAAAAGACAACAAAAATCACATTTACATTCGGCGGTGTTTTCTCCAAATTTTGATTATGCTTTTTTCACGGACTTAGGCGCTGACAAAATAAGAATTTTCAAATTTGAAAATGAAAATCCTAAACCGCTCCAACCAACCGAAATACCTGAAATTAAAAGCACCTTAGGAAGCGGTCCAAGACATCTCACATTCCATCCCAATGGGAAGTTTGTATATTGCATCGAGGAAATGGGCGGAAGCATCAGTGCTTACAAATTTGAGAATTCAAAGTTTGAAAACATACAAAACATTGCTACCCACAACAAGCGGTATAAAAAGGATTTTGATAATTCGGACATTCACATTTCGCAAGACGGGAAGTTTTTATACGCTTCCAATCGCGGAAAGGAAAATAATATTGCTATATTTTCTATCCTTGAAGATGGTCGCCTAGAAAACATTGGCTATCAGCGAACCAAAGGCAAACACCCTAGAACGTTCGCGATGGATGAATCTGGAAAATTCCTTATTGTAGCAAATACCCAAACGAGCAATCTCTCAGTATTTCGACGCGATTCTAAAACAGGATTATTGAAATTTCTTAACAAGGATACAAAAATTAAAAATGCTTCACATGTAATTATTAAGAAATATTGATTCTTTACTTTTCGCTGCTATTTAAAATTAAATCCTCTAAAAAACATTTAAAAAACAAAATTAGCCATCTGATACAACACGCAGTAACACCTTTACGTCCGTGTAATAGTTCCAGAAACAGGCACCATGGTACACCGAACTAAGGGATTATTGGTTGGGTCGTCTGGTCATCGTCACGGCTACAGGCAACCAACACAATTCCTGCTAAAAGAAGTACTACTAATTTTTTCATTATCAATAATTTTATGCTTTTTGTTGATACCAAAATTATTGTGAACACATTAGAACTACAATCCTTATAAATGAGGAATTTTATAATGTCATTTTTTTAAAAACCTACACGTTCTTAAAAGCAATTCGAAAATAGGGATACACCAAACAGCATTCTATAATTTGGATGTTTACTATTTGGTTTTCTTGGGCAAAATTTTTTGCTCCAAACAAAAGAGGTAAAAGCTCTATTGAGGCGCCCAGAACGACCATCTTTCTCCATTATATACAGCTAAGCGTTTTGCTCCTGGTTTAGAAACATAAACCATCATGCCTGGAGATGGACTCGGGATATTGTTAACATCGCTAACTATTGGCAATACCATTGCTTTGTCATTGGATTCAAGAACCAATACCCCATTAGCAGTGCTATTGCTAGAGCCTATAATCGCT
This genomic stretch from Chryseobacterium sp. POL2 harbors:
- a CDS encoding acetyltransferase — its product is MKDIAIFGAGGFGREVKTIIDAINRDKPNTYNLLGFFDDAYEIGEKINGIPNLGGLAELNGWHNKLDIAISIGEPKLKAQIIKLITNKNVSYPKLIHPNVSISNDEVFIGKGSIICEGSILTCNISVGDFVILNLYCTVGHDVTIGKYSSFMPSVNISGEVDIEDSVYVGTGAKIINQLKIGENTIVGAGAVVSRSLPSNCTAVGIPAKAIKFNN
- a CDS encoding sugar transferase yields the protein MYKNFIKRILDFVIASVALVLLSPVLIVVTIGLYFANQGKPFFLQRRPGKNEKIFRIIKFKTMNDKKDREGQLLPDSQRLTKIGAIVRKTSIDEIPQLINVIKGDMSLIGPRPLLPEYISLYSTEQKRRHELKPGITGWAQVNGRNAISWTRKLALDVEYVDNISFVLDCRIFFLTIKKVLIREGISQEGQVSIEAFNGKN
- a CDS encoding glycosyltransferase family 4 protein; the protein is MSKAKLVRVTTVPISLEKLLGNQLTFMNQYFDLTAVSSDAIALEKVGDLLEIKTHPIEMTRKITPWQDLKAVWEMYQFLKRENPEIIHSHTPKAGLVSMLAASLAGVPHRLHTVAGLPLMEAKGLKRKILLAVEKLTYAAATKVYPNSKGLEDFILEHHLTASSKLKVIGNGSSNGIDTHYFSPENLSKQDLENLKKELDIQQDDFVFIFVGRLVGDKGINELIAAFDSISKNNSKAKLILVGTFEEELDPLSEITMKKIKSNPNIILAGWQSDVRPYLVVSDVLTFPSYREGFPNVVMQAGAMGLPSIVSDINGCNEIIVEGKNGVIIPVKNEKALEQAMQRLIDDKNRFQNLKNNARPMVVERYQQQIIWDALLGEYQGLLN
- a CDS encoding lactonase family protein, producing MVFVGSFNWDKNEEGIYIFELDSITGTLTKTSSVKGILNPSFLTLSTNGNFLYACTDSKTPNAGSISSFKFDIKNKKLSYINSQKTDGENPVYVSVHNNRKWLLNANYTESSISIFPIVEDGSIATHVQHFQFSEGSIDKKRQQKSHLHSAVFSPNFDYAFFTDLGADKIRIFKFENENPKPLQPTEIPEIKSTLGSGPRHLTFHPNGKFVYCIEEMGGSISAYKFENSKFENIQNIATHNKRYKKDFDNSDIHISQDGKFLYASNRGKENNIAIFSILEDGRLENIGYQRTKGKHPRTFAMDESGKFLIVANTQTSNLSVFRRDSKTGLLKFLNKDTKIKNASHVIIKKY